A genomic window from Candidatus Thiocaldithrix dubininis includes:
- a CDS encoding outer membrane beta-barrel protein, which yields MKIRMYAVAASTLLAFSSSAWAGGSLFGSDSESDLIAGSAEKGTGSGSFYGGASIGKSTNGACESMADQAQAIAGTLVGDITCESPNAWKVFGGYNVTSNVAIEGSYVNFGEQGFDAALPANVLLGNKSDNPISAKGKATGIGVAAVAKAPVMDQFSLFGKAGLMAWQNKGTATIGNVKGMDLTSDVKTDGVDLTLGAGAEYKIDDNWGIRGEYEHVNGLEANMYSVGATFSSF from the coding sequence ATGAAAATCCGTATGTATGCTGTTGCGGCTAGTACCTTACTAGCATTTTCTTCTTCCGCTTGGGCTGGCGGCAGTTTATTCGGCTCAGATAGCGAAAGCGATTTAATTGCAGGCTCTGCTGAAAAAGGCACAGGTTCAGGTAGCTTTTATGGGGGTGCGAGCATTGGTAAATCCACCAATGGCGCATGTGAATCTATGGCAGATCAAGCTCAAGCGATTGCCGGTACTTTAGTGGGTGATATTACTTGCGAAAGCCCCAATGCATGGAAAGTATTTGGTGGTTATAACGTAACCTCTAATGTTGCAATTGAAGGTAGTTATGTAAACTTTGGTGAACAAGGCTTTGATGCAGCGCTGCCTGCAAATGTCTTGCTAGGTAATAAATCAGACAATCCTATTAGCGCTAAAGGCAAAGCAACAGGTATAGGTGTTGCAGCAGTTGCTAAAGCGCCTGTTATGGATCAGTTTAGCTTATTCGGTAAAGCTGGGCTTATGGCTTGGCAAAACAAAGGTACGGCTACCATCGGTAATGTAAAAGGTATGGACTTAACCAGCGATGTAAAAACCGATGGTGTCGATCTTACCCTTGGCGCAGGTGCAGAATACAAAATTGATGATAACTGGGGTATTCGTGGTGAATACGAACATGTAAACGGCTTAGAAGCCAACATGTATTCCGTGGGTGCAACCTTTAGTAGCTTCTAA
- a CDS encoding outer membrane beta-barrel protein: MKIQVSLYILAAILGFGSVVSAQAADDFLASPDKPGSDKFYGGTSIGYGSSDCSYASIDCAGVGMKIFAGYKFNDNVAIEGGYHKLFNAEETLGSNTVQVEGSGLSLNALGIYPVSPQLDVFGKVGLMAWEESAKTNNATNGMLSGSDLLLGAGADYKVNENWGIRGEYEHVGGLMKSHAYTMGATYSTY, translated from the coding sequence ATGAAAATCCAAGTGTCTCTTTATATTTTGGCTGCCATATTAGGTTTTGGCAGTGTAGTAAGCGCGCAAGCCGCCGATGATTTTTTAGCAAGCCCTGACAAACCCGGCTCAGATAAATTTTACGGTGGAACGAGTATCGGTTATGGTTCTAGCGACTGTAGTTACGCCAGTATTGATTGCGCAGGTGTTGGTATGAAAATTTTTGCTGGCTATAAGTTTAATGACAATGTGGCTATCGAAGGCGGTTACCACAAACTCTTTAATGCTGAAGAAACCCTAGGTTCCAATACTGTACAAGTCGAAGGCAGTGGTCTGAGCCTGAACGCATTAGGTATTTACCCAGTCAGTCCACAACTAGACGTGTTTGGTAAAGTCGGTTTAATGGCATGGGAAGAAAGTGCCAAAACCAACAACGCTACCAATGGCATGTTATCAGGTAGTGATTTATTACTCGGTGCGGGTGCAGACTATAAGGTTAATGAAAATTGGGGTATTCGCGGTGAGTATGAGCATGTGGGTGGATTAATGAAAAGCCACGCTTACACAATGGGTGCAACCTATTCGACTTACTAA